One Denticeps clupeoides chromosome 12, fDenClu1.1, whole genome shotgun sequence genomic window carries:
- the dtx3lb.2 gene encoding E3 ubiquitin-protein ligase DTX3L isoform X1, whose amino-acid sequence MSSQQQQMGCQDEPMDCSSPDPPAGDNTRTSGLYPSLTGFREAELEGGYFYSYPDTSGTTSGRQTIYSSNYTGNESTEMSVDNHEDFIKASVINQDQIHLRHHTKNSEVDDKSVKKKNTASSAAGSSDEDKMKLNSQSHPEVRNSATFYVIVREGEGISEAKFTNALQSWISKEFGNQAEIEELQLNDDVGTVKVTPAEVLETILSKNTAEIKKRETSATVEFCRHRPKAVRAVANFAGSALSQEAVLPTQVEEADVLPRCVTKMETSDTMKVPLVQYWYLNQVYRDEMKQIQEKHDVDIDAEVSVSIKAKKGTSKSSLNDANQEFVDLFQKSTKNLISCPSDTIYRNLSQLIEVLKTTPDAARLMFNVASEHLEVFGPEEHINTVQKMLGVQPHSDAAGFEKQERSRTMEIDISRSFLNKGLSMNQTHWDLMQSGYKKQVEDIEEKFGVVFKTDTKGGRVKVKAMSNKGQVVCLESHALRALMHAYQKAAVMKWDKRGTWGPIGSQEHVGFATDELKKMMGGSVFDKDKKHQIGYPTDTSLVGLSKWDGAMGGKDKDATVEENCPICLDKIVKEKKLVCNHKFCSDCLQQSIESMGACCPVCKNVFGKVEGTQPEGTMKHSCHSTSLTGYPECGTIVIQYSFPSGVQTTKHPHPGKHYNGTNRTAYLPDNKEGREVHQLLKRAFDQKLIFTVGTSRTTGTDDCVTWNDIHHKTSTHGGSGSFGYPDPEYLLRVKEELKAKGIE is encoded by the exons ATGTCATCACAACAGCAGCAAATGGGCTGTCAAGATGAGCCTATGGACTGTTCG TCCCCAGATCCCCCTGCGGGTGACAACACAAGGACATCTGGG CTTTACCCTAGCCTGACTGGGTTCAGAGAAGCAGAACTGGAG GGTGGATATTTTTATTCCTATCCTGACACATCTGGCACAACCAGTGGCCGGCAGACAATTTACAGCAGTAACTATACAGGCAAT GAATCTACAGAAATGTCTGTTGATAATCACGAGGACTTCATAAAAGCTTCAGTGATTAATCAAGATCAAATTCATTTACGTCATCATACCAAG AATTCAGAGGTTGACGATAAGTCAGTAAAGAAAAAGAATACCGCTTCCTCTGCTGCTGGGAGCTCAGATGAA GATAAGATGAAACTCAATTCACAGTCACATCCTGAAGTTCGTAATTCCGCTACGTTCTACGTCATTGTGAGGGAGGGTGAAGGGATTTCCGAAGCTAAGTTTACAAATGCATTACAATCCTGGATCAGTAAAGAATTTGGCAATCAAGCAGAAATAGAAGAACTGCAGCTGAATGATGATGTGGGAACGGTTAAAGTCACTCCAGCTGAAG tTCTGGAAACAATACTGTCAAAGAACACAGCAGAGATCAAAAAGAGGGAAACAAGTGCTACTGTAGAGTTTTGTAGGCACCGTCCAAAGGCAGTGAGAGCAGTAGCGAACTTTGCAGGTTCTGCTCTAAGTCAGGAAGCTGTCCTTCCTACTCAG GTTGAAGAAGCAGATGTGTTGCCAAGATGTGTTACCAAGATGGAGACTAGTGATACCATGAAGGTTCCTCTGGTCCAGTACTGGTACCTGAACCAGGTGTACAGAGATGAGATGAAACAAATCCAGGAAAAGCATGATGTTGACATTGATGCTGAAGTGTCTGTGTCCATTAAGGCAAAGAAAGGGACAAGTAAAAGTTCGCTGAATGATGCCAATCAGGAGTTTGTGGATCTTTTTCAAAAGTCAACTAAAAATCTGATATCCTGCCCATctgacaccatctaccggaatctaTCCCAATTAATCGAGGTGTTGAAGACAACCCCTGATGCAGCCAGGTTAATGTTTAATGTGGCTTCTGAGCACTTGGAGGTATTTGGGCCAGAGGAGCACATAAACACAGTGCAGAAAATGTTAGGAGTGCAACCTCACTCAGATGCTGCTGGATTTGAGAAGCAGGAGAGGTCCAGGACCATGGAAATTGACATCTCTCGTTCTTTTTTGAACAAAGGTCTTTCAATGAACCAAACTCACTGGGATCTAATGCAGAGTGGCTACAAGAAGCAAGTGGAGGACATTGAGGAGAAGTTTGGTGTTGTTTTCAAGACAGACACGAAGGGGGGTAGAGTTAAGGTGAAAGCAATGTCCAATAAAGGTCAAGTAGTCTGTCTGGAGAGCCACGCCCTCAGAGCTCTAATGCATGCCTATCAGAAGGCTGCTGTAATGAAGTGGGATAAACGTGGAACCTGGGGACCAATTGGATCTCAAGAACATGTAGGCTTTGCCACTGATGAGCTAAAGAAGATGATGGGTGGGTCtgtctttgacaaggacaagaAACATCAGATTGGATATCCAACTGACACCTCACTTGTTGGCCTGTCAAAGTGGGATGGTGCAATGGGAGGAAAGGACAAAGATGCCACCGTAGAAGAAAACTGTCCCATCTGCCTTGACAAAATTGTCAAGGAGAAGAAATTAGTCTGTAACCACAAATTCTGTAGTGATTGTCTGCAACAGTCTATTGAGAGTATGGGAGCATGTTGTCCAgtgtgcaaaaatgtttttggaaagGTTGAAGGAACCCAACCAGAAGGGACAATGAAACATTCGTGTCATTCTACGAGTCTCACTGGATATCCAGAATGTGGAACCATTGTAATTCAGTACAGTTTTCCATCAGGAGTTCAAACG ACCAAGCATCCTCATCCTGGGAAACACTACAACGGGACAAACAGAACAGCTTACTTACCTGACAATAAAGAGGGACGGGAGGTGCATCAGCTCTTGAAAAGGGCTTTTGATCAGAAGCTAATATTCACTGTAGGGACATCTAGAACCACAGGCACGGATGACTGCGTCACATGGAATGACATTCATCACAAGACAAGCACGCATGGAGGAAGTGGGAG CTTTGGTTACCCAGACCCTGAATACTTACTTCGAGTGAAGGAGGAACTCAAAGCCAAAGGTATTGAATGA
- the dtx3lb.2 gene encoding uncharacterized protein dtx3lb.2 isoform X6, producing the protein MKLNSQSHPEVCHSATFYVIVKGCEGISEVRLTNALQSWINKEIGNHTEITDLQLNDDVGTVKVTPAEVLETILSKNTAEIKKRETSATVEFCRHHPKAVTAVANFAGSALSQEAVLPTQSHPEVRNFATFYVIVRGGEGISEAKFRKALQSWINKEIGNQAEIEELQLNDDVGTVKVTPAEVLETILSKNTAEIKKRETSATVEFCRHRPKAVIAVANFAGSALSQEAVLPTQSHPEVRNFATFYVIVRRGEGISEAKFRKALQSWINKEIGNQAEIAELQLNDDVGTVKVTPAEVLETILSKNTAEIKKRETSATVEFCRHRPKAVRAVANFAGSALSQEPVLPTQVEEADVLPRCVTKMETSDTMKVPLVQYWYLNQVYRDEMKQIQEKHDVDIDAEVSVSIKTKKGTSSRSLNDADLEIVDLFQKSTKNLISCPSDTIYRNLSQLIEVLKTTPDAARLMFNVASEHLEVFGPEEHINTVQKMLGVQPHSHAAGFEKQERSRTMEIDISRSFLNKGLSMNQTHWDLMQSGYKKQVEDIEEKFGVVFKTETKGGTVKVKAMSNKGQVV; encoded by the exons ATGAAACTCAATTCACAGTCCCATCCTGAAGTTTGTCATTCCGCTACGTTCTACGTCATTGTGAAGGGGTGTGAAGGGATTTCTGAAGTTAGGCTTACAAATGCATTACAATCCTGGATCAATAAAGAAATTGGCAATCACACAGAAATAACAGATCTGCAGCTGAATGATGATGTGGGAACGGTTAAAGTCACTCCAGCTGAAG tTCTGGAAACAATACTGTCAAAGAACACAGCAGAGATCAAAAAGAGGGAAACAAGTGCTACTGTAGAGTTCTGTAGGCACCATCCAAAGGCAGTGACAGCAGTAGCGAACTTTGCAGGTTCTGCTCTAAGTCAGGAAGCTGTTCTTCCTACTCAG TCACATCCTGAAGTTCGTAATTTCGCTACGTTCTACGTCATTGTGAGGGGGGGTGAAGGGATTTCCGAAGCTAAGTTTAGAAAAGCATTACAATCCTGGATCAATAAAGAAATTGGCAATCAAGCAGAAATAGAAGAACTGCAGCTGAATGATGATGTGGGAACTGTTAAAGTCACTCCAGCTGAAG tTCTGGAAACAATACTGTCAAAGAACACAGCAGAGATCAAAAAGAGGGAAACAAGTGCTACTGTAGAGTTTTGTAGGCACCGTCCAAAGGCAGTGATAGCAGTAGCGAACTTTGCAGGTTCTGCTCTAAGTCAGGAAGCTGTCCTTCCTACTCAG TCACATCCTGAAGTTCGTAATTTCGCTACGTTCTACGTCATTGTGAGGAGGGGTGAAGGGATTTCCGAAGCTAAGTTTAGAAAAGCATTACAATCCTGGATCAATAAAGAAATTGGCAATCAAGCAGAAATAGCAGAACTGCAGCTGAATGATGATGTGGGAACTGTTAAAGTCACTCCAGCTGAAG tTCTGGAAACAATACTGTCAAAGAACACAGCAGAGATCAAAAAGAGGGAAACAAGTGCTACTGTAGAGTTTTGTAGGCACCGTCCAAAGGCAGTGAGAGCAGTAGCGAACTTTGCAGGTTCTGCTCTAAGTCAGGAACCTGTCCTTCCTACTCAG gttgAAGAAGCAGATGTGTTGCCAAGATGTGTTACCAAGATGGAGACTAGTGATACCATGAAGGTTCCTCTGGTCCAGTACTGGTACCTGAACCAGGTGTACAGAGATGAGATGAAACAAATCCAGGAAAAGCATGATGTTGACATTGATGCTGAAGTGTCTGTGTCCATTAAGACAAAGAAAGGAACAAGTAGCCGTTCGCTGAATGATGCTGATCTGGAAATTGTGGATCTTTTTCAAAAGTCAACTAAAAATCTGATATCCTGCCCATctgacaccatctaccggaatctaTCCCAATTAATCGAGGTGTTGAAGACAACCCCTGATGCAGCCAGGTTAATGTTTAATGTGGCTTCTGAGCACTTGGAGGTATTTGGGCCAGAGGAGCACATAAACACAGTGCAGAAAATGTTAGGAGTGCAACCTCACTCACATGCTGCTGGATTTGAGAAGCAGGAGAGGTCCAGGACCATGGAAATTGACATCTCTCGTTCTTTTTTGAACAAAGGTCTTTCAATGAACCAAACTCACTGGGATCTAATGCAGAGTGGTTACAAGAAGCAAGTGGAGGACATTGAGGAGAAGTTTGGTGTTGTTTTCAAGACAGAAACGAAGGGGGGTACAGTTAAGGTGAAAGCAATGTCCAATAAAGGTCAAGTAGTCTGA
- the dtx3lb.2 gene encoding uncharacterized protein dtx3lb.2 isoform X5: MSSQQQQMGCQDEPMDCSSPDPPAGDNTRTSGLYPSLTGFREAELEGGYFYSYPDTSGTTSGRQTIYSSNYTGNESTEMSVDNHEDFIKASVINQDQIHLRHHTKNSEVDDKSVKKKNTASSAAGSSDEDKMKLNSQSHPEVRNSATFYVIVREGEGISEAKFTNALQSWISKEFGNQAEIEELQLNDDVGTVKVTPAEVLETILSKNTAEIKKRETSATVEFCRHRPKAVRAVANFAGSALSQEAVLPTQSHPEVRNFATFYVIVRGGEGISEAKFRKALQSWINKEIGNQAEIEELQLNDDVGTVKVTPAEVLETILSKNTAEIKKRETSATVEFCRHRPKAVIAVANFAGSALSQEAVLPTQVEEADVLPRCVTKMETSDTMKVPLVQYWYLNQVYRDEMKQIQEKHDVDIDAEVSVSIKTKKGTSSRSLNDADLEIVDLFQKSTKNLISCPSDTIYRNLSQLIEVLKTTPDAARLMFNVASEHLEVFGPEEHINTVQKMLGVQPHSHAAGFEKQERSRTMEIDISRSFLNKGLSMNQTHWDLMQSGYKKQVEDIEEKFGVVFKTETKGGTVKVKAMSNKGQVV, encoded by the exons ATGTCATCACAACAGCAGCAAATGGGCTGTCAAGATGAGCCTATGGACTGTTCG TCCCCAGATCCCCCTGCGGGTGACAACACAAGGACATCTGGG CTTTACCCTAGCCTGACTGGGTTCAGAGAAGCAGAACTGGAG GGTGGATATTTTTATTCCTATCCTGACACATCTGGCACAACCAGTGGCCGGCAGACAATTTACAGCAGTAACTATACAGGCAAT GAATCTACAGAAATGTCTGTTGATAATCACGAGGACTTCATAAAAGCTTCAGTGATTAATCAAGATCAAATTCATTTACGTCATCATACCAAG AATTCAGAGGTTGACGATAAGTCAGTAAAGAAAAAGAATACCGCTTCCTCTGCTGCTGGGAGCTCAGATGAA GATAAGATGAAACTCAATTCACAGTCACATCCTGAAGTTCGTAATTCCGCTACGTTCTACGTCATTGTGAGGGAGGGTGAAGGGATTTCCGAAGCTAAGTTTACAAATGCATTACAATCCTGGATCAGTAAAGAATTTGGCAATCAAGCAGAAATAGAAGAACTGCAGCTGAATGATGATGTGGGAACGGTTAAAGTCACTCCAGCTGAAG tTCTGGAAACAATACTGTCAAAGAACACAGCAGAGATCAAAAAGAGGGAAACAAGTGCTACTGTAGAGTTTTGTAGGCACCGTCCAAAGGCAGTGAGAGCAGTAGCGAACTTTGCAGGTTCTGCTCTAAGTCAGGAAGCTGTCCTTCCTACTCAG TCACATCCTGAAGTTCGTAATTTCGCTACGTTCTACGTCATTGTGAGGGGGGGTGAAGGGATTTCCGAAGCTAAGTTTAGAAAAGCATTACAATCCTGGATCAATAAAGAAATTGGCAATCAAGCAGAAATAGAAGAACTGCAGCTGAATGATGATGTGGGAACTGTTAAAGTCACTCCAGCTGAAG tTCTGGAAACAATACTGTCAAAGAACACAGCAGAGATCAAAAAGAGGGAAACAAGTGCTACTGTAGAGTTTTGTAGGCACCGTCCAAAGGCAGTGATAGCAGTAGCGAACTTTGCAGGTTCTGCTCTAAGTCAGGAAGCTGTCCTTCCTACTCAG gttgAAGAAGCAGATGTGTTGCCAAGATGTGTTACCAAGATGGAGACTAGTGATACCATGAAGGTTCCTCTGGTCCAGTACTGGTACCTGAACCAGGTGTACAGAGATGAGATGAAACAAATCCAGGAAAAGCATGATGTTGACATTGATGCTGAAGTGTCTGTGTCCATTAAGACAAAGAAAGGAACAAGTAGCCGTTCGCTGAATGATGCTGATCTGGAAATTGTGGATCTTTTTCAAAAGTCAACTAAAAATCTGATATCCTGCCCATctgacaccatctaccggaatctaTCCCAATTAATCGAGGTGTTGAAGACAACCCCTGATGCAGCCAGGTTAATGTTTAATGTGGCTTCTGAGCACTTGGAGGTATTTGGGCCAGAGGAGCACATAAACACAGTGCAGAAAATGTTAGGAGTGCAACCTCACTCACATGCTGCTGGATTTGAGAAGCAGGAGAGGTCCAGGACCATGGAAATTGACATCTCTCGTTCTTTTTTGAACAAAGGTCTTTCAATGAACCAAACTCACTGGGATCTAATGCAGAGTGGTTACAAGAAGCAAGTGGAGGACATTGAGGAGAAGTTTGGTGTTGTTTTCAAGACAGAAACGAAGGGGGGTACAGTTAAGGTGAAAGCAATGTCCAATAAAGGTCAAGTAGTCTGA
- the dtx3lb.2 gene encoding uncharacterized protein dtx3lb.2 isoform X7 translates to MSSQQQQMGCQDEPMDCSSPDPPAGDNTRTSGLYPSLTGFREAELEGGYFYSYPDTSGTTSGRQTIYSSNYTGNESTEMSVDNHEDFIKASVINQDQIHLRHHTKNSEVDDKSVKKKNTASSAAGSSDEDKMKLNSQSHPEVRNSATFYVIVREGEGISEAKFTNALQSWISKEFGNQAEIEELQLNDDVGTVKVTPAEVLETILSKNTAEIKKRETSATVEFCRHRPKAVRAVANFAGSALSQEAVLPTQSHPEVRNFATFYVIVRGGEGISEAKFRKALQSWINKEIGNQAEIEELQLNDDVGTVKVTPAEVLETILSKNTAEIKKRETSATVEFCRHRPKAVIAVANFAGSALSQEAVLPTQSHPEVRNFATFYVIVRRGEGISEAKFRKALQSWINKEIGNQAEIAELQLNDDVGTVKVTPAEVLETILSKNTAEIKKRETSATVEFCRHRPKAVRAVANFAGSALSQEPVLPTQVFQ, encoded by the exons ATGTCATCACAACAGCAGCAAATGGGCTGTCAAGATGAGCCTATGGACTGTTCG TCCCCAGATCCCCCTGCGGGTGACAACACAAGGACATCTGGG CTTTACCCTAGCCTGACTGGGTTCAGAGAAGCAGAACTGGAG GGTGGATATTTTTATTCCTATCCTGACACATCTGGCACAACCAGTGGCCGGCAGACAATTTACAGCAGTAACTATACAGGCAAT GAATCTACAGAAATGTCTGTTGATAATCACGAGGACTTCATAAAAGCTTCAGTGATTAATCAAGATCAAATTCATTTACGTCATCATACCAAG AATTCAGAGGTTGACGATAAGTCAGTAAAGAAAAAGAATACCGCTTCCTCTGCTGCTGGGAGCTCAGATGAA GATAAGATGAAACTCAATTCACAGTCACATCCTGAAGTTCGTAATTCCGCTACGTTCTACGTCATTGTGAGGGAGGGTGAAGGGATTTCCGAAGCTAAGTTTACAAATGCATTACAATCCTGGATCAGTAAAGAATTTGGCAATCAAGCAGAAATAGAAGAACTGCAGCTGAATGATGATGTGGGAACGGTTAAAGTCACTCCAGCTGAAG tTCTGGAAACAATACTGTCAAAGAACACAGCAGAGATCAAAAAGAGGGAAACAAGTGCTACTGTAGAGTTTTGTAGGCACCGTCCAAAGGCAGTGAGAGCAGTAGCGAACTTTGCAGGTTCTGCTCTAAGTCAGGAAGCTGTCCTTCCTACTCAG TCACATCCTGAAGTTCGTAATTTCGCTACGTTCTACGTCATTGTGAGGGGGGGTGAAGGGATTTCCGAAGCTAAGTTTAGAAAAGCATTACAATCCTGGATCAATAAAGAAATTGGCAATCAAGCAGAAATAGAAGAACTGCAGCTGAATGATGATGTGGGAACTGTTAAAGTCACTCCAGCTGAAG tTCTGGAAACAATACTGTCAAAGAACACAGCAGAGATCAAAAAGAGGGAAACAAGTGCTACTGTAGAGTTTTGTAGGCACCGTCCAAAGGCAGTGATAGCAGTAGCGAACTTTGCAGGTTCTGCTCTAAGTCAGGAAGCTGTCCTTCCTACTCAG TCACATCCTGAAGTTCGTAATTTCGCTACGTTCTACGTCATTGTGAGGAGGGGTGAAGGGATTTCCGAAGCTAAGTTTAGAAAAGCATTACAATCCTGGATCAATAAAGAAATTGGCAATCAAGCAGAAATAGCAGAACTGCAGCTGAATGATGATGTGGGAACTGTTAAAGTCACTCCAGCTGAAG tTCTGGAAACAATACTGTCAAAGAACACAGCAGAGATCAAAAAGAGGGAAACAAGTGCTACTGTAGAGTTTTGTAGGCACCGTCCAAAGGCAGTGAGAGCAGTAGCGAACTTTGCAGGTTCTGCTCTAAGTCAGGAACCTGTCCTTCCTACTCAG GTCTTTCAATGA
- the dtx3lb.2 gene encoding uncharacterized protein dtx3lb.2 isoform X4: protein MSSQQQQMGCQDEPMDCSSPDPPAGDNTRTSGLYPSLTGFREAELEGGYFYSYPDTSGTTSGRQTIYSSNYTGNESTEMSVDNHEDFIKASVINQDQIHLRHHTKNSEVDDKSVKKKNTASSAAGSSDEDKMKLNSQSHPEVRNSATFYVIVREGEGISEAKFTNALQSWISKEFGNQAEIEELQLNDDVGTVKVTPAEVLETILSKNTAEIKKRETSATVEFCRHRPKAVRAVANFAGSALSQEAVLPTQSHPEVRNFATFYVIVRGGEGISEAKFRKALQSWINKEIGNQAEIEELQLNDDVGTVKVTPAEVLETILSKNTAEIKKRETSATVEFCRHRPKAVIAVANFAGSALSQEAVLPTQSHPEVRNFATFYVIVRRGEGISEAKFRKALQSWINKEIGNQAEIAELQLNDDVGTVKVTPAEVLETILSKNTAEIKKRETSATVEFCRHRPKAVRAVANFAGSALSQEPVLPTQVEEADVLPRCVTKMETSDTMKVPLVQYWYLNQVYRDEMKQIQEKHDVDIDAEVSVSIKTKKGTSSRSLNDADLEIVDLFQKSTKNLISCPSDTIYRNLSQLIEVLKTTPDAARLMFNVASEHLEVFGPEEHINTVQKMLGVQPHSHAAGFEKQERSRTMEIDISRSFLNKGLSMNQTHWDLMQSGYKKQVEDIEEKFGVVFKTETKGGTVKVKAMSNKGQVV, encoded by the exons ATGTCATCACAACAGCAGCAAATGGGCTGTCAAGATGAGCCTATGGACTGTTCG TCCCCAGATCCCCCTGCGGGTGACAACACAAGGACATCTGGG CTTTACCCTAGCCTGACTGGGTTCAGAGAAGCAGAACTGGAG GGTGGATATTTTTATTCCTATCCTGACACATCTGGCACAACCAGTGGCCGGCAGACAATTTACAGCAGTAACTATACAGGCAAT GAATCTACAGAAATGTCTGTTGATAATCACGAGGACTTCATAAAAGCTTCAGTGATTAATCAAGATCAAATTCATTTACGTCATCATACCAAG AATTCAGAGGTTGACGATAAGTCAGTAAAGAAAAAGAATACCGCTTCCTCTGCTGCTGGGAGCTCAGATGAA GATAAGATGAAACTCAATTCACAGTCACATCCTGAAGTTCGTAATTCCGCTACGTTCTACGTCATTGTGAGGGAGGGTGAAGGGATTTCCGAAGCTAAGTTTACAAATGCATTACAATCCTGGATCAGTAAAGAATTTGGCAATCAAGCAGAAATAGAAGAACTGCAGCTGAATGATGATGTGGGAACGGTTAAAGTCACTCCAGCTGAAG tTCTGGAAACAATACTGTCAAAGAACACAGCAGAGATCAAAAAGAGGGAAACAAGTGCTACTGTAGAGTTTTGTAGGCACCGTCCAAAGGCAGTGAGAGCAGTAGCGAACTTTGCAGGTTCTGCTCTAAGTCAGGAAGCTGTCCTTCCTACTCAG TCACATCCTGAAGTTCGTAATTTCGCTACGTTCTACGTCATTGTGAGGGGGGGTGAAGGGATTTCCGAAGCTAAGTTTAGAAAAGCATTACAATCCTGGATCAATAAAGAAATTGGCAATCAAGCAGAAATAGAAGAACTGCAGCTGAATGATGATGTGGGAACTGTTAAAGTCACTCCAGCTGAAG tTCTGGAAACAATACTGTCAAAGAACACAGCAGAGATCAAAAAGAGGGAAACAAGTGCTACTGTAGAGTTTTGTAGGCACCGTCCAAAGGCAGTGATAGCAGTAGCGAACTTTGCAGGTTCTGCTCTAAGTCAGGAAGCTGTCCTTCCTACTCAG TCACATCCTGAAGTTCGTAATTTCGCTACGTTCTACGTCATTGTGAGGAGGGGTGAAGGGATTTCCGAAGCTAAGTTTAGAAAAGCATTACAATCCTGGATCAATAAAGAAATTGGCAATCAAGCAGAAATAGCAGAACTGCAGCTGAATGATGATGTGGGAACTGTTAAAGTCACTCCAGCTGAAG tTCTGGAAACAATACTGTCAAAGAACACAGCAGAGATCAAAAAGAGGGAAACAAGTGCTACTGTAGAGTTTTGTAGGCACCGTCCAAAGGCAGTGAGAGCAGTAGCGAACTTTGCAGGTTCTGCTCTAAGTCAGGAACCTGTCCTTCCTACTCAG gttgAAGAAGCAGATGTGTTGCCAAGATGTGTTACCAAGATGGAGACTAGTGATACCATGAAGGTTCCTCTGGTCCAGTACTGGTACCTGAACCAGGTGTACAGAGATGAGATGAAACAAATCCAGGAAAAGCATGATGTTGACATTGATGCTGAAGTGTCTGTGTCCATTAAGACAAAGAAAGGAACAAGTAGCCGTTCGCTGAATGATGCTGATCTGGAAATTGTGGATCTTTTTCAAAAGTCAACTAAAAATCTGATATCCTGCCCATctgacaccatctaccggaatctaTCCCAATTAATCGAGGTGTTGAAGACAACCCCTGATGCAGCCAGGTTAATGTTTAATGTGGCTTCTGAGCACTTGGAGGTATTTGGGCCAGAGGAGCACATAAACACAGTGCAGAAAATGTTAGGAGTGCAACCTCACTCACATGCTGCTGGATTTGAGAAGCAGGAGAGGTCCAGGACCATGGAAATTGACATCTCTCGTTCTTTTTTGAACAAAGGTCTTTCAATGAACCAAACTCACTGGGATCTAATGCAGAGTGGTTACAAGAAGCAAGTGGAGGACATTGAGGAGAAGTTTGGTGTTGTTTTCAAGACAGAAACGAAGGGGGGTACAGTTAAGGTGAAAGCAATGTCCAATAAAGGTCAAGTAGTCTGA